TCTCTATTTTCTACACACTCTGTAGTGACTACTGTGAAGCAACTGATACAGATTGGGTATATTCTGTTGTTTGACAAGTTTCTACCAAGTTAAATGTTAGATGATCAGACTGTAGTGTTACCCCAAATGGGGCCATTGTAATGGCAGGGAAGGAGCAATGCACATtacaggagaagaaatgaaacagaagctCTCAGTGAGGGATGGGGTCATTCTAAGAACAAATATTACCCAAAACAGGTGAACTGCAGCAGGCATGGCCTTCAGGAATCAGGCTAGGCAGGCCAACAAAATGGATGGCGCTTCTGATATCAACATAGCTTTGTCCAAGCATTCCCAAGagaggttaaaaacaaacaaaaaaaagtctaaaactatactaaagaagcaaaaaagttTCCTATCTATACAGCAgtctcttcatttaaaaaaatgtaaatatacaaATTCCAATGACATATAAAACAAAGTCGAAAATGTGAATGGGAAGAGAACATGGGTAAAACAGGAAGACCGATGCTACAAAGAAATTGCAAAAAACGTATGTACAAGACCCTGTTTTTCCTCATATATTATCGATTGTAATGCATGTTTAACAGCAGCAGTCGAGGATGTAGTTCCAGGCACCGGACTGCAGACTCAGCTTCTACTCAAGGGGATGGACAGCCCCTTGCATTTCTGTCACCAAATGACGCTTGATATACTGGTCTCTCGTGGCAAGAGGGGCAGTATCGCACTGTTTGTGTGAGCCTCTTCTGGATTCTGCTCCCTGTTAGTTTTTGTCTGTGGCCGCTGCCCATTTATAAGTGTCATAGGGATGTTGCAGTAGGTATGCTGGTTACCTATTGAGGTAAGCGGCAGGGTGCCGGTAGGAGGTACATCATATTCATAGCTTCGATAATAGTGTTTCTGGCGCATCTGTGAATGATATGTGTTATGAAAGGTGGAGCGTAGATCTGGATGGGCAGTGGCAAGAGCAGTAGAGGTGGCAGCAGCCATTGAAATTGCGGAGACTGTCTGCAGTTCCCCAAAGGGCCCCTGCTCACTGACATCTAAAACCTGCTCGTGTGTGATGGGTTCAGTCCTCTTAAAAGGCATTTCGTACTGTAAACGTTTCCAGAATTTGGAATTCAACTTGTTGCATTTTGGTCCGTGCCATTTAATGACAGTGAGGAGCTTGATGGTATGTTTCAGGGCCTCAACCTCTTGATAGTTCATAACTCCTCGCAGTTCACTGCATTCAATCAGTATCACTTTGATTTCTCCTGTGACTAACATGTTCCGAAGCCTTGTTTCCAGTTCAAAGATGCTCCAGCCTCTTCTTACCACATAATTTGGAGTCATGACGATGATCAGTCGCTTGCTTTGGTCTACACATCTTGCCACATCTTCAATGTAGGCTACAAAATAAGACAATTACTCAAAAATGAATccaagaaaatacttcattccCATAGGCTGGAGAGAAATAATAGAGGCAAACTCCTTTCTCCCAGAAAAATTCACTGAATGCTGCAAAAATGTCACTTTCAAACATGTAACCTTTGCTTGCCAGTACAAGGTTTTTGGGTAACCTGCTTTAGGTGACCCTGCTTGAACAAGGTGTTTGGAGCAGATAATATCCAGAAGCCCTTTCCAACCTCAAACATTCTGTGAGtcagtgaaatatttattccCCCTTGGGATATGGTTTGGTAGTGTTTGTAGATGAATTATCAATTTGTACCTATATCTTTACTGGAACAAGTGTGTCCATCACCATTTTATCCATCACCATTTTACAAAAAGAAGTGACCCAGATAGGCAACAGAGTAGAAGCTGTGTTTTATTGTCAGTCTCAAAATCAAATGATATTCTAAGGTCTACTGACGTGTTAggttcttcttttcccttcatgcCCTCCTACATACATTCACAGAAACAGAGTTATCTCCTGCAAATTAATGTTTAGGATGCTGTAGATTTGAAAATATCCATGTGCTTATGTTTAAAGTTGTGTTTTACTTATACCAAGCATCCTTTCTTAGAAAtataaattcaagaaaaattttTGAATTGAGTGGCTTTATAATGGCTACAATGGAAGTTATGAACTGCAACTTACAGACATTACTGAACATAGGTTGGAATATGTTAAATATACACAAAAAAGATCTACTTATATCAGTTGGAATCAATTCTCACTTTCAGTCTCTGAAAATGATTCAATGCCTCCACTACACATTTATCTGCAGTGGGTACTACCAGTAGTCTTTTATTTACTCTGCTGCAGATGTATTTTCTCAGCTCTTGCCTTAGCCCAAAGACAACTGTTTTCTTCGTACCTGAGTCTCTGTATAGATGGATAGTGATAATTCcttatttagttatttttaaattagtgtGATGGATATATTTCCAGGGAAACACttaggaacagaaaataaaaacctcttCATTAATTCCTAGATGTGAAGGCTCTCAAAAAATCTGTGAATAAACATTAATCTCATTAATTTCCATTACTTGTGCTTGCCCTTTCTGCACTGTCTCACTTCAATGAATATAATACacttaataaaatataatcctCTTATCTAGGAAATGCACATCAAGCATATTTGGTAGCTTATCTTATTCCCTAAGATGATGGAGTTAAGATGACATTCCAAAGGAGTAAGCATAGAATTAATACTTAAATCATATATGCAATCACAGCATATGTTGTTTAGGAAATACGTAAACTTAAGGACTTACTTCCTGTGGGAATCAAATCTCTGTCTGGTATGAACAACTTGTATCCATAATGCTTTTCAAGCATATCTGGTAAGATCTCAAGAGcaaatctttcttcttctccagtTTCTTGATTCCACTGATCAGGATCCACTTTGGTATAGGATAGATATGCATCATAGTCTTTGTTGTCTAAaggaatacaggaaaaaattaaattagattatttgctgtttttgtgtATTGCATAGATGATTGCCCAGGAATTATTCCTCAGATAATTTCTCAGGAATGGTAAATTGTTCAGATAAAATAGTAAGCCTTTACCTAATCTCCAATTATTAAACCATTCACCTTTCATGTTCCACCTACTGGAGTTAATCCTTATTTACATGGATGCAAGACAGAAGGGATCCATATCCACACACTGAAGTCAGTTTGTGCATAAATATTTGTGTGAGGCTCTGTATGAAGGAAATCCACTCAGCTGTGTGGTGGCAGCTTGTgagcacagaagaaaagtcactgaaaagaatccaaattattttttagcttcaaaatggaaaagaatagCATGGAAATACCTATACCAATGAAGAATTCTCTCTCTTGcatagtaaaaatatttcagttttgctgaattTTCACTGTAAATTTAAGGCTAAAAAT
The Numida meleagris isolate 19003 breed g44 Domestic line chromosome 1, NumMel1.0, whole genome shotgun sequence genome window above contains:
- the IL1RAPL1 gene encoding interleukin-1 receptor accessory protein-like 1, with the translated sequence MPGCVVIEKKAYVENSPTAKGLQSLLLPDNKDYDAYLSYTKVDPDQWNQETGEEERFALEILPDMLEKHYGYKLFIPDRDLIPTGTYIEDVARCVDQSKRLIIVMTPNYVVRRGWSIFELETRLRNMLVTGEIKVILIECSELRGVMNYQEVEALKHTIKLLTVIKWHGPKCNKLNSKFWKRLQYEMPFKRTEPITHEQVLDVSEQGPFGELQTVSAISMAAATSTALATAHPDLRSTFHNTYHSQMRQKHYYRSYEYDVPPTGTLPLTSIGNQHTYCNIPMTLINGQRPQTKTNREQNPEEAHTNSAILPLLPRETSISSVIW